In Nitrospira sp., one DNA window encodes the following:
- a CDS encoding patatin-like phospholipase family protein, which translates to MRRVVHLLFVTALSVGLLGCEYVRPTLNAPLAQWDPHYGYRFANLAPPEEGNSDSLLVVASFSGGGTRASTLAFGALRVLARQPITWEGKGKRLLDELDVIYALSGGTFTGAYYALFGERIFHDFEYRFLRKDWESELRHRIMRSPSNWLRLWSPYFGRIHIMSELLDEALYDGKTYGDLLNQKTKPGLLIHASDMATLSRFEFLQTQFDILCSDLSRLPIAYASAASAALPLVLSPITLKNYAGSCGYQPPDWLETAAGSSRPAQRQRAKELLSYLDVEKRPQVHLLDGGLSDNMALRGILETSALAGGLDRMIKNAEVNEKIKKLVFIAVNAETSPDVREYRSDHIPSISRVFNALVDIPINRYSADTLMIMRLGVEKWREQLRARKLASAGGSPQADDSPFAEDADVYFIDVSLGAVADADEQQYLMKIPTTLYLTDEQIERLLSAATKLIYRDPEFQRLMRDLQQKN; encoded by the coding sequence ATGCGTAGAGTCGTTCATCTCCTCTTTGTCACAGCTCTCTCCGTCGGCCTCCTCGGCTGCGAATACGTCCGTCCAACACTGAATGCGCCGCTGGCCCAGTGGGACCCTCACTACGGGTATCGCTTCGCCAACCTTGCCCCTCCGGAGGAAGGCAACTCCGACAGTCTGTTGGTCGTGGCGTCCTTTTCCGGGGGTGGCACGCGAGCCTCCACGCTCGCGTTCGGGGCCTTGCGCGTCCTGGCCCGGCAACCCATTACCTGGGAAGGGAAGGGCAAGCGACTGCTTGACGAACTGGACGTGATTTATGCCCTGTCCGGAGGCACCTTCACCGGCGCCTACTACGCGCTCTTCGGAGAGCGCATCTTCCATGACTTCGAATACCGGTTCTTGCGGAAGGACTGGGAGAGCGAGCTGAGACATCGCATCATGCGCTCGCCGAGTAACTGGCTTCGCCTCTGGTCCCCCTACTTCGGTCGCATCCATATCATGTCAGAATTGCTGGACGAGGCGCTCTATGACGGCAAGACCTACGGCGATCTCCTGAACCAGAAGACCAAGCCTGGCCTGCTGATCCATGCGTCCGATATGGCCACATTGTCGCGGTTTGAATTTCTCCAAACTCAGTTCGACATACTGTGCTCCGACCTCAGCCGGCTGCCGATCGCCTATGCCTCGGCCGCCTCGGCGGCGCTGCCTCTGGTGCTGAGCCCGATCACGCTCAAGAATTATGCGGGAAGCTGCGGCTACCAGCCGCCGGACTGGCTGGAAACCGCCGCTGGGTCGTCCAGACCGGCGCAGCGCCAGCGGGCGAAGGAGCTGCTCTCCTACCTGGATGTCGAGAAACGACCACAGGTCCATCTCCTCGACGGAGGCCTCTCGGACAACATGGCCCTCAGGGGCATCCTGGAGACCTCCGCGCTGGCGGGAGGGTTGGACCGCATGATCAAAAACGCCGAGGTTAATGAGAAGATCAAGAAGCTCGTCTTCATCGCGGTGAACGCCGAAACGAGTCCCGACGTGAGGGAGTACCGCAGCGATCACATCCCCAGCATCTCACGGGTGTTCAATGCCCTGGTGGACATTCCAATCAATCGCTACTCGGCGGATACGCTGATGATCATGCGACTAGGTGTGGAGAAGTGGCGAGAACAGCTGCGCGCCCGTAAGCTCGCCTCGGCCGGCGGAAGTCCCCAAGCCGACGACAGCCCGTTTGCGGAAGACGCGGATGTGTACTTCATCGATGTCAGTCTGGGCGCCGTGGCCGACGCGGATGAGCAGCAGTATCTCATGAAGATTCCCACGACCCTGTACCTGACCGACGAACAGATCGAACGTCTACTCTCCGCCGCGACAAAACTGATTTATCGCGACCCGGAATTTCAGCGGTTGATGCGTGATTTGCAACAGAAGAACTAG
- a CDS encoding DUF4403 family protein, with protein sequence MTNGLPKRLDSALRATGLIFLIGTSSAWGGSSVHIPKPNERLLPPPPPPSLERSVVNMEVSLSAEELAVLVDQTFPPVLAREDGWNDPALLPGSDDLRFLYRLLRGGFRYQMQQDRLELTFNDIRYRIWARRPGAEQVEEGACGHGDDPPKRIQVVAHTAVSWSDAWQLNPQTSFDPPVFVDACRLQPLNIDATPMLQSLVQSRLSVLAEKIDRTIDEHSAGKQRASVIWKKLQEPVELTSNRWLALNPVDARVGPVGSDGGLMVKTSVNLIMEPKILDRKPPADDRPLPSLQLAPAIMGGSRLLYPLFVDYAKINSRLERMLVGQTIDNPLGEPITITGVELYGSGGKLIVAIKVKDGVNGTLYLTGVPRFDEPSRSIKFKDLDFTLDTKNTLVRKAAGFWRDRLIEKMESDIFMDLDEPLTLMQTRLNEALTRELAPGARLEGRFTKLLPAGIYPVTGGVEVRMIAQGTVRLLLQ encoded by the coding sequence ATGACTAACGGCTTACCCAAGCGCCTCGATTCGGCTCTGCGAGCGACAGGACTGATCTTCTTGATCGGCACTTCGAGCGCGTGGGGCGGCTCCAGCGTGCATATCCCGAAACCGAACGAGAGACTACTACCGCCTCCCCCGCCTCCCAGCCTGGAGCGCTCCGTGGTCAATATGGAGGTCAGTCTCTCGGCAGAGGAACTGGCTGTCCTCGTGGATCAAACGTTTCCTCCCGTCCTCGCCCGTGAAGATGGGTGGAACGATCCTGCCCTGTTGCCGGGGAGTGATGATCTACGCTTCCTCTACCGGCTGCTGCGGGGCGGCTTTCGGTATCAAATGCAGCAGGATCGGCTCGAGCTGACGTTCAACGACATCCGATACAGAATCTGGGCCCGCCGGCCCGGAGCGGAGCAGGTGGAAGAGGGGGCCTGCGGACATGGGGATGATCCGCCGAAACGCATCCAGGTCGTCGCTCATACGGCAGTCAGCTGGTCGGATGCCTGGCAACTCAACCCGCAGACGAGCTTTGATCCTCCGGTCTTTGTCGATGCCTGCCGGCTCCAACCGTTGAATATCGACGCCACCCCGATGTTGCAGTCCCTTGTGCAGTCCAGGCTGTCGGTGCTCGCAGAAAAGATCGATCGGACAATCGACGAGCACAGCGCCGGAAAACAGCGAGCATCGGTCATCTGGAAAAAACTACAAGAGCCGGTCGAACTGACGTCGAACCGATGGCTCGCGCTCAACCCTGTCGATGCGCGGGTCGGTCCGGTTGGGTCCGACGGAGGCTTGATGGTCAAGACGTCGGTCAACCTGATCATGGAACCGAAGATCCTCGACCGCAAGCCCCCCGCCGATGACCGGCCGCTTCCCTCACTGCAGTTGGCGCCCGCGATTATGGGCGGCTCTCGACTCCTGTACCCGCTGTTTGTGGATTACGCGAAAATCAACAGTCGGCTCGAGCGCATGCTCGTCGGCCAGACCATCGACAACCCGCTTGGGGAGCCGATCACGATCACCGGCGTGGAACTCTACGGCAGCGGCGGCAAATTGATCGTGGCGATCAAGGTGAAGGACGGAGTCAACGGCACACTCTATTTGACCGGCGTTCCGCGGTTCGACGAGCCAAGTCGATCGATCAAATTCAAGGACCTGGATTTCACGCTGGATACCAAGAATACGCTGGTGCGCAAAGCGGCAGGTTTCTGGCGCGATAGGCTGATTGAGAAAATGGAATCGGATATCTTCATGGATCTTGACGAGCCCCTGACGCTCATGCAGACTCGCCTCAACGAGGCGCTGACGCGGGAGCTGGCTCCCGGCGCCAGGCTGGAGGGGAGATTTACGAAGCTGCTTCCAGCCGGCATCTATCCCGTCACCGGAGGCGTTGAGGTCCGGATGATCGCTCAGGGCACAGTGCGGCTGCTGTTGCAATGA
- a CDS encoding glucosidase — protein MATGPSKTSGEKVKRTSKPKQNKQVSEQVIGAERKGPTVEQTRLLTDGPAWKRWGPYLSERQWGTVREDYSEGGDAWNYFTHDHARSRAYRWGEDGLGGISDEQQRLCFALALWNGKDPILKERLFGLTNSEGNHGEDVKEYYFYLDSTPTHSYMKYLYKYPQAAFPYNDLVHQNRSRSREVVEYELLDTGVFNEDRYFDVFVEYAKASPEDILIQITVANRGPQEAELHLLPTLWFRNDWATWVTSPAKKPMLKQVKVGKGIGAVEASHAELGEYVLYCEGDVPFLFTENDTNNDRLFPDHPNASPYVKDGINEYVVHGRQNAVNPNKTGTKVSPHYRFTVGPGKSETVHLRLCAKTSIPTGAKGKGEAAPFGAAFDEILSARTSEADEFYQAVTPPSISPDEAKVMRQALAGMLWSKQFYFLDADQWLDEHHAHPLHPESRDFRNRDWFHMVNRDIISMPDKWEYPWYAAWDLAFHTLPLSIVDPDFAKKQMQLMFQRVYLHPSGQIPAYEWNFSDVNPPVHAWATLFLHRVEQAMRGEGDLDFLKSAFNKLLLNFTWWVNRKDRFGKNVFEGGFLGLDNIGVFDRSAPLPTGGHLEQADGTAWMALFTQNMCELAVEITSRDHTYEDMVGKFVEHFLYIAAAMNKQGAGGMWDEEDGFYYDVLRLPDGSASRLKVRSMVGLLPLCATTIVEAWQRDRVPETSASFQERIRQMPELLDYVHKTGPGHFGVADRGILALVNEERLRKILSKMLDENEFLSPYGIRSLSKYHGEHPYVFHVGEQVYRVDYLPAESNNGMFGGNSNWRGPIWMPVNALIIRALLAYYLYYGDNFKIECPTGSGRLMNLFEVSKEIADRLTRIFLRDPSTGSGQVGSRPVYGGAKKFQEDQHWRDHILFYEYFHGDNGAGLGASHQTGWTGLVAKLIELYGRLDPQEFLKAGKGGAFKSGANEK, from the coding sequence ATGGCAACAGGCCCATCGAAAACAAGCGGTGAAAAAGTGAAACGCACGAGTAAGCCCAAACAGAATAAGCAGGTTAGTGAGCAGGTCATCGGTGCCGAACGAAAAGGACCGACGGTCGAACAGACCAGGTTGCTGACGGACGGACCGGCATGGAAACGTTGGGGACCCTACTTGAGCGAACGCCAGTGGGGGACGGTCCGCGAGGATTACAGCGAGGGAGGCGATGCGTGGAATTATTTTACCCACGACCATGCTCGCTCCCGGGCTTACCGGTGGGGCGAGGACGGACTGGGTGGGATCTCCGATGAACAGCAGCGGCTCTGCTTCGCGCTGGCCCTCTGGAACGGGAAGGATCCCATCCTCAAGGAGCGATTGTTCGGCCTGACCAACAGCGAGGGCAACCACGGCGAGGATGTCAAAGAATACTATTTTTACCTCGACAGCACGCCGACTCATTCCTACATGAAGTATCTCTATAAGTACCCGCAGGCGGCGTTTCCCTATAACGACCTGGTCCACCAGAACAGGAGCCGAAGCAGAGAGGTCGTAGAGTATGAGCTGCTCGATACCGGTGTCTTCAACGAAGACCGGTACTTCGACGTATTCGTCGAATACGCCAAAGCCTCGCCCGAAGACATTCTCATCCAGATCACAGTCGCCAACCGAGGACCGCAAGAGGCCGAATTGCACCTGCTGCCTACCCTGTGGTTCAGGAACGACTGGGCCACCTGGGTCACGAGCCCTGCGAAGAAACCGATGCTCAAGCAGGTCAAGGTAGGAAAGGGGATCGGAGCGGTCGAGGCCTCGCACGCTGAACTGGGCGAGTACGTGCTGTATTGCGAGGGCGACGTGCCGTTTCTCTTCACCGAAAATGATACGAACAACGATCGGTTATTCCCCGACCATCCAAACGCCAGCCCCTATGTGAAAGACGGCATTAACGAGTATGTCGTGCATGGACGCCAGAACGCCGTAAACCCGAACAAGACCGGAACGAAAGTCTCGCCTCATTACCGGTTCACAGTCGGTCCAGGCAAGTCGGAAACCGTTCATCTCCGCCTATGCGCGAAGACGTCGATCCCCACCGGCGCGAAAGGAAAGGGCGAGGCAGCCCCGTTTGGGGCGGCCTTCGATGAGATCCTGAGCGCTCGCACGAGCGAGGCCGATGAGTTCTACCAAGCCGTGACGCCGCCCTCGATCTCCCCGGATGAGGCGAAGGTCATGCGCCAGGCCCTTGCCGGCATGCTCTGGAGCAAGCAATTCTACTTCCTGGATGCGGATCAGTGGCTCGATGAACACCATGCCCATCCCCTTCATCCAGAGAGTCGCGATTTCCGCAATCGCGACTGGTTTCACATGGTCAATCGGGACATCATCTCGATGCCGGACAAGTGGGAATATCCCTGGTACGCAGCCTGGGATCTCGCGTTCCACACCTTGCCGCTCTCGATCGTCGATCCAGACTTTGCTAAGAAGCAGATGCAACTCATGTTTCAGAGAGTGTATCTACACCCAAGCGGGCAGATCCCCGCCTATGAGTGGAACTTCAGCGACGTGAACCCACCGGTCCACGCCTGGGCGACGCTCTTCCTCCATCGTGTCGAACAGGCCATGCGCGGCGAAGGGGACCTCGATTTTCTCAAGTCGGCGTTCAACAAACTGTTGCTCAATTTCACCTGGTGGGTGAATCGGAAGGACCGGTTCGGGAAAAACGTGTTCGAGGGCGGCTTCCTCGGCCTCGACAATATCGGCGTGTTCGATCGGAGCGCCCCCCTACCCACCGGCGGGCATCTGGAGCAGGCGGACGGCACGGCCTGGATGGCGCTGTTCACGCAGAACATGTGCGAGCTCGCGGTCGAAATCACCTCCCGCGACCATACCTACGAAGACATGGTCGGAAAATTCGTCGAACATTTCCTCTATATCGCCGCTGCCATGAACAAACAGGGGGCAGGCGGGATGTGGGACGAGGAGGACGGGTTCTATTACGACGTCCTTCGGTTACCGGACGGAAGCGCGAGCAGGCTCAAGGTCCGCTCCATGGTGGGACTCCTACCGCTATGCGCGACGACGATCGTCGAAGCTTGGCAGCGCGACCGGGTGCCTGAAACTTCCGCGTCATTTCAAGAGCGCATTCGTCAGATGCCGGAGTTGCTCGACTACGTTCATAAGACCGGGCCTGGTCATTTCGGCGTGGCCGATCGAGGCATTCTCGCCTTAGTCAACGAGGAACGACTGCGGAAGATTCTCTCCAAGATGCTGGACGAGAACGAATTCCTGAGCCCCTACGGTATTCGCTCTCTGTCGAAATATCACGGAGAGCACCCCTATGTCTTTCACGTCGGTGAGCAGGTCTACCGGGTGGATTACCTGCCGGCTGAATCGAACAACGGCATGTTCGGCGGGAACTCGAACTGGCGTGGACCGATCTGGATGCCGGTGAACGCCCTGATCATCCGGGCCCTGCTGGCCTACTACCTTTATTACGGGGACAACTTCAAAATCGAGTGCCCCACTGGGTCCGGTCGGCTGATGAACCTGTTCGAAGTCAGCAAGGAAATCGCCGACCGGCTGACGCGCATCTTTCTGCGTGACCCTTCGACAGGCTCAGGGCAGGTGGGGAGTAGGCCGGTGTACGGCGGCGCCAAGAAGTTCCAGGAAGACCAGCATTGGCGCGACCACATCCTGTTCTATGAATACTTTCATGGCGACAACGGGGCGGGCCTCGGGGCCAGTCATCAGACCGGCTGGACCGGCCTGGTTGCGAAGCTGATCGAGCTGTACGGCAGGCTCGATCCGCAAGAATTCCTGAAGGCGGGAAAAGGCGGCGCGTTCAAGTCTGGAGCGAATGAGAAGTGA
- a CDS encoding type II toxin-antitoxin system Phd/YefM family antitoxin, producing the protein MKKIALSDVKDDLSKYLRLAAKEEVVITRHGKPAGILIGFESEDDWFDFRLENDPRFHERIAKAREHLRAGRGIRLEDVKK; encoded by the coding sequence ATGAAAAAGATTGCGCTGTCCGACGTGAAGGATGATTTATCGAAATATCTGCGGCTTGCCGCCAAGGAAGAGGTCGTGATTACTCGTCACGGCAAGCCAGCCGGGATTCTGATCGGCTTTGAGTCCGAGGACGATTGGTTCGATTTTCGACTAGAAAACGACCCCAGATTCCACGAACGAATCGCCAAGGCTCGCGAACATCTACGCGCCGGTCGAGGAATTCGTTTAGAAGATGTAAAGAAGTAA
- a CDS encoding mechanosensitive ion channel family protein, whose protein sequence is MQTRAQVVGPAAEIADAPEDELSRGTPRTSFIGFIQATRDRDFERAAQYLDLPSEMRPDGPALARQFRMVLGRELFPDLESLSVNPKGDPNDGLAEGRDRIGRITGETKIYDILMERVLREDGAYIWKVASSTVAQIPKLHAEFGYGRLETILPPWFFDYRIIGIEILWWVAWVIISAAAFPIAMLLAPAVLWLLRRIRPDAPSELEQFFTGPIRLLLWALLVRSLMQALHTPVILRALAEAKTVLVVALAWMVLRTLDLAAQRIADRLQTAGLGGAKLFLRPIGRLAKLATLVGALLLWLENLGYEVTTLLAGLSISGVAVALASQKTLENVFGAVTLYTAQPVRVGDFCRFGDQLGTVEEIGLRATLIRTLDRSLISVPNAEFAYMHLDNLSRRDRFWYHPRLKLRPETTADQIRFLLVEVRKMLYAHPKVLPDPLWVRFTEFGDDASLNLDVFAYTGVTDYSESLEVAEDLNLRIMDIVAEAGTELALPSQIQYELPGRPMDQSRTRQAEDRVKEWRAQQSLYLPNFPTDKITDLKGTLQYPPAGSPEALTHRNGVSQP, encoded by the coding sequence TTGCAAACCAGGGCGCAGGTCGTCGGACCGGCAGCGGAGATTGCCGACGCGCCGGAAGACGAGTTGAGCCGCGGCACGCCGCGCACGAGCTTCATAGGATTCATCCAGGCGACGAGGGACCGAGATTTCGAGCGGGCAGCCCAGTATCTCGATCTCCCCTCCGAGATGCGACCGGACGGACCTGCCTTGGCTCGCCAATTCAGGATGGTGTTGGGACGGGAGCTGTTTCCGGATCTCGAATCGCTCAGTGTGAATCCCAAGGGCGATCCAAACGACGGATTGGCGGAAGGGCGCGACCGCATCGGGCGGATCACCGGTGAGACCAAAATTTATGACATTCTCATGGAGCGGGTCCTTCGTGAAGACGGGGCCTACATCTGGAAAGTGGCCTCTTCGACCGTAGCCCAAATTCCAAAGCTCCATGCAGAATTCGGATATGGCCGGCTGGAGACGATCCTGCCTCCGTGGTTCTTCGATTACCGGATCATAGGAATCGAAATTCTGTGGTGGGTGGCATGGGTGATCATCAGCGCCGCGGCCTTTCCGATCGCGATGCTGCTCGCGCCCGCTGTGCTGTGGCTGCTGCGCCGGATCCGTCCCGATGCGCCTTCCGAGCTGGAACAGTTTTTCACGGGACCGATTCGTTTGTTGTTGTGGGCGCTGTTGGTCCGCTCCCTGATGCAGGCACTCCACACGCCGGTCATCCTCAGGGCGCTCGCGGAAGCGAAGACGGTGCTCGTCGTGGCGCTTGCCTGGATGGTCCTCCGGACTTTGGATCTCGCGGCGCAGCGAATCGCCGACCGGCTTCAGACCGCCGGACTGGGTGGCGCGAAGCTCTTCCTCCGTCCGATCGGCAGACTGGCGAAGCTCGCGACGCTGGTCGGAGCGTTGCTGCTCTGGCTTGAGAACCTCGGATATGAAGTCACCACCCTGCTGGCAGGGCTCAGCATCAGCGGAGTGGCCGTCGCGCTGGCCTCCCAGAAAACGCTGGAAAACGTCTTCGGCGCCGTGACGCTCTATACGGCGCAGCCGGTCCGCGTGGGAGATTTCTGCCGGTTCGGCGACCAGCTCGGGACGGTCGAGGAGATCGGTCTGCGGGCCACGCTGATTCGTACGCTGGACCGCAGTCTCATCAGCGTGCCCAACGCCGAGTTTGCCTACATGCATCTGGACAATCTTTCTCGGCGCGACCGCTTCTGGTACCATCCTCGTCTCAAGCTCCGCCCGGAAACCACTGCGGACCAAATCCGGTTCCTGTTGGTGGAGGTCAGGAAGATGCTCTACGCCCATCCCAAGGTGCTTCCCGATCCGCTTTGGGTGAGGTTCACGGAATTCGGTGATGACGCCTCTCTGAATCTCGACGTGTTTGCGTACACAGGAGTCACCGACTACAGTGAATCGCTGGAGGTCGCCGAGGATCTCAATTTACGGATCATGGACATCGTCGCGGAGGCTGGAACGGAACTGGCGCTCCCGTCGCAAATTCAGTATGAACTTCCAGGCCGACCGATGGACCAGAGCCGCACACGACAGGCCGAGGACAGGGTCAAGGAATGGCGGGCTCAGCAGTCGCTGTATCTGCCGAATTTTCCAACTGATAAGATCACGGACTTGAAGGGCACCTTACAATATCCACCGGCTGGATCGCCGGAGGCGCTGACACACCGCAATGGTGTGTCGCAACCTTAA
- a CDS encoding lipid-binding SYLF domain-containing protein, protein MFVSIHKHLKSRTGGTLVAAVLTVFVSLMPVTARSEDFSQQQQLVDRAKMTLEAFTAEPGLKGSLKQLGEDAKGLFIIPQFMRGAFMFGGAGGSGILIARDEKTGHWSDPVFYNIGSASFGLQVGADVSEMVLVVRTKKGLEQFYTNDFKLGANVGVAVGPVGAGTSAKGITADVVSYAKKKGAFAGIALDGSMVTVSNDSNKAYYGKDVRPTDIIVTKEVGNPKSIELREAAEKLLK, encoded by the coding sequence ATGTTTGTTTCAATCCACAAGCATCTGAAGAGTCGAACGGGAGGGACGTTGGTAGCGGCGGTCCTGACCGTCTTCGTTTCGCTCATGCCCGTCACCGCCCGCTCTGAGGATTTCTCCCAGCAACAACAGCTGGTGGACCGGGCGAAGATGACGTTGGAGGCGTTCACGGCCGAGCCCGGGTTGAAAGGATCGCTCAAACAACTCGGCGAAGATGCCAAAGGGCTGTTCATCATCCCGCAATTCATGCGTGGCGCCTTCATGTTCGGTGGCGCGGGCGGCAGCGGCATCCTGATCGCGCGGGATGAGAAGACCGGGCACTGGTCCGATCCGGTTTTCTACAACATCGGATCGGCGAGCTTTGGCCTGCAGGTCGGAGCCGATGTTTCCGAAATGGTCCTGGTGGTGAGGACCAAGAAAGGGCTGGAACAGTTCTACACCAACGATTTCAAGCTGGGGGCCAACGTCGGAGTGGCCGTCGGTCCGGTCGGCGCCGGCACATCGGCGAAAGGTATTACGGCTGATGTCGTGTCCTACGCGAAAAAGAAAGGGGCCTTTGCCGGGATTGCTCTGGATGGATCGATGGTGACCGTCTCCAACGACAGCAACAAAGCCTACTACGGCAAAGACGTGCGGCCGACGGACATCATCGTGACAAAGGAAGTCGGTAACCCGAAATCGATCGAACTTCGAGAGGCGGCGGAGAAGTTACTGAAGTAG
- a CDS encoding alpha-amylase family glycosyl hydrolase produces MKPWPKHPLIYEINTWVWLHELSGRYRKQVTLGTVPDKEWDAIASYGFDAVWFMGVWERSPAGLAISMKNEGLLTDFRRALPDFGPDDNVGSPYCVRRYVVDEQLGGSEGLARARRQLADRDMKLMLDFVPNHVAPDHPWVTEHPEYFIQGSEEDLAQKPADFIRAGDKVLACGRDPYFPPWQDVLQLNAFNPGLRRAVIETVTSIANQCDGMRCDMAMLLINDIFERTWGSRAGTRPRMDYWPEVIPGVRKRHPNVLFMAEAYWDLEWELQQQGFDYCYDKRLYDRLEHDSAESVRLHLCAAPAYQEKLVRFIENHDEPRAAATFNPAKARTAAVTTFTLLGARLFHEGQFEGRRVRPPVFLRRRPDERSDPELQQFYKTLLKSLRERDFKEGEWKLCERTGWSDNQSFLNVAAWCWRKDDLRHLVVVNLSDKQSQAQVRLPWDDVRGRSWTLTDAFTGQVYERGGTQMRDAGLYVDLGPWGYHLLKF; encoded by the coding sequence ATGAAACCATGGCCGAAGCATCCCCTGATCTATGAGATCAACACCTGGGTCTGGTTACATGAACTGAGCGGGCGGTATCGGAAGCAGGTGACGCTCGGCACGGTGCCAGATAAGGAATGGGACGCGATCGCCTCATACGGGTTCGACGCAGTCTGGTTCATGGGTGTGTGGGAGCGCAGCCCTGCCGGCCTCGCGATTTCGATGAAGAATGAGGGCCTCCTGACTGATTTCCGACGGGCGCTCCCTGATTTTGGTCCGGATGACAATGTCGGCTCCCCCTATTGCGTGCGTCGCTATGTGGTGGACGAGCAGCTGGGAGGGTCGGAAGGACTGGCTCGGGCACGAAGGCAACTGGCCGACCGCGACATGAAGCTGATGCTGGACTTCGTTCCCAATCACGTCGCACCGGACCATCCCTGGGTGACGGAGCATCCTGAATACTTCATTCAGGGCAGCGAGGAAGATCTGGCGCAAAAGCCGGCGGACTTTATCCGTGCCGGCGACAAGGTGTTGGCTTGCGGCCGCGATCCCTACTTTCCTCCCTGGCAGGATGTTCTCCAACTGAATGCCTTCAATCCCGGATTGCGGCGGGCGGTGATTGAGACTGTCACCTCGATCGCAAACCAGTGCGACGGCATGCGCTGCGATATGGCGATGCTGCTCATCAATGACATCTTCGAACGGACCTGGGGGTCGAGGGCGGGAACCAGACCTCGAATGGACTACTGGCCTGAAGTGATCCCCGGAGTCAGGAAGCGGCATCCCAACGTGCTGTTCATGGCCGAGGCCTACTGGGATCTGGAGTGGGAGCTGCAACAGCAGGGGTTCGACTACTGCTACGACAAGCGGCTGTACGATCGCCTCGAACACGATTCGGCTGAGAGCGTGAGGCTCCATCTCTGCGCCGCGCCGGCCTACCAGGAGAAGCTGGTGCGGTTCATCGAAAATCATGACGAGCCGAGGGCTGCTGCGACATTTAACCCGGCGAAGGCCCGCACCGCAGCCGTGACGACCTTCACCCTACTGGGCGCCAGGCTGTTTCACGAGGGACAGTTCGAGGGACGTCGTGTGCGACCGCCCGTCTTCTTGCGCCGTCGACCCGATGAACGTTCGGACCCCGAGCTGCAACAATTCTACAAGACTCTCCTCAAGTCGCTGCGCGAGAGAGATTTTAAGGAAGGCGAGTGGAAGTTGTGCGAACGGACCGGATGGTCGGATAACCAGAGCTTCCTGAATGTAGCGGCCTGGTGCTGGCGGAAGGATGACCTGCGTCATCTTGTCGTGGTCAACCTCTCCGACAAACAGTCGCAAGCACAGGTCCGGCTCCCCTGGGACGATGTCCGAGGGCGGTCCTGGACGCTCACCGACGCGTTCACCGGCCAGGTCTACGAGCGCGGCGGGACGCAGATGCGGGATGCCGGTCTCTATGTGGATCTCGGTCCTTGGGGGTATCACCTCTTGAAATTCTAA
- a CDS encoding universal stress protein has translation MAPSNSPEGPVLQRIVHPSDLSENGQAAFTHALVAALTAKATLTILHVSGRRDDSWTDFPGVRETLERWGLLPKNSERADVSKLGIKVQKVQMVHSDPVESVSAYLDQHGTDLVVLATDQSKSGVQWFNRSVATGVARKSRVMTLFIPKGVEGFVSPGDGSITLKNILIPVAPVPSAQPAVQAVARIVSRLHCESGLFTLLHVGEEGAMPELTCPEVAGWRWNRMTKSGEVIEAIDQAARETDADLIVMTTDGRNGFLDALRGSHSERVLRESRCPVLAIPASGFMTSVL, from the coding sequence ATGGCTCCAAGCAATTCGCCCGAGGGTCCCGTTCTCCAACGCATTGTTCATCCATCCGACCTTTCCGAAAACGGCCAGGCGGCGTTTACCCACGCGCTGGTCGCAGCACTGACCGCCAAGGCCACGCTGACTATTCTGCATGTGTCGGGCCGTCGAGACGATTCGTGGACAGACTTTCCCGGAGTCCGCGAGACTCTGGAGCGTTGGGGTCTGCTCCCGAAGAACAGCGAGCGAGCGGATGTGTCGAAACTGGGGATCAAGGTCCAAAAGGTGCAGATGGTTCACAGCGACCCGGTCGAATCCGTCTCGGCCTATCTCGATCAGCATGGCACGGATCTCGTCGTGCTGGCGACCGACCAGAGCAAAAGCGGGGTCCAGTGGTTCAACAGATCCGTCGCGACCGGCGTCGCCCGCAAGTCACGGGTGATGACGCTCTTTATTCCCAAGGGCGTGGAGGGTTTCGTGTCCCCCGGTGACGGGTCGATCACCCTGAAGAACATCCTGATTCCCGTGGCGCCGGTTCCCTCGGCGCAACCTGCCGTTCAGGCGGTCGCTAGGATAGTTTCCAGGCTCCACTGCGAGTCCGGCCTGTTTACCCTCCTGCACGTCGGTGAGGAAGGGGCCATGCCGGAGTTGACTTGTCCGGAGGTTGCCGGGTGGCGCTGGAACCGAATGACCAAGAGCGGCGAGGTGATTGAGGCCATCGATCAGGCTGCGCGGGAGACAGATGCGGATCTCATCGTGATGACCACGGACGGACGCAACGGGTTTCTCGATGCGTTGCGCGGAAGTCACAGCGAGCGGGTGTTACGGGAGTCTCGCTGCCCCGTTCTCGCGATTCCGGCGAGCGGGTTCATGACCTCGGTCCTGTAG